Part of the Methylorubrum populi genome is shown below.
CTCGACGAGCCAGCGCCGGCTCTACTACGTGCTCGGCGGCGGCGAGGCGATCCGCTACGGCGTCGGCGTCGGGCGGCGCGGCTTCTCGTGGTCGGGCACGAAGACGATCACGGGCAAGAAGGAATGGCCGGCCTGGCGCCCGCCGTCGCAGATGCTGGCCCGCCGCCCGGACCTGCCGCGCTACATGGCCGGCGGCCAGGACAATCCGCTCGGCGCCCGCGCCATGTATCTCGGCTCGTCGCTCTACCGCATCCACGGATCCAACGAGCCGGAGACGATGGGCGCGGCGGTGTCGTCCGGCTGCATCCGCATGACCAACAAGGACGTGGTCGATCTCTACGACCGGGTTCGGGTCGGGACGAAGGTGATCGTGAAGGATTGACGCAGAACGCCCTCCACCCGGGTCGGATGGAGGGCGCTCGGCCGCACGACGTCAGGTTCGAGCCCGAGGCGGGCTCAGCGCGGGTCGGGCGGGCCCTCGCCCTTGCCGACGAAGGGGATGCCCTCGATCGGGCATTCCTCGGTGCCGACGCTGGACCGCGTGATGGCGCGCACCGCGTCGCGGGTGCCGTCGGGGTCCTCGATCCAGCGGCGGTAGAAGTCGTAGGGGCATTCCGACATCCCGTGCCGGTTCTCCTTCGAGTTGATCATGCCCGTGTAGCCGCGGTGCAGCAGCTTGAAGAGGTGGTTCTCCGACTGGCCGTGGGCGCGGAAGTCGCGGATCAGGAATTTCGAGAGCGCCGCGTACTGGATGCCCATCTCCTCCTCGCCGCACTCGCCGAGCGTGCGGCCGTCGAAGCCGATGATCGCCGAGTGGCCGAAATAGGAGTAGACGCCGTCGAAGCCAGCGGCATTGGCCACCGCGACGTAGGTGTTGTTGGCGAACGCCATCGCCTTCGAGATCAGGACCTGCTGCTCC
Proteins encoded:
- a CDS encoding L,D-transpeptidase, whose protein sequence is MALGGALATSVPGPARANPLDSGPLADFINVFKTQAIPRETVSYAGKEKPGTIVISTSQRRLYYVLGGGEAIRYGVGVGRRGFSWSGTKTITGKKEWPAWRPPSQMLARRPDLPRYMAGGQDNPLGARAMYLGSSLYRIHGSNEPETMGAAVSSGCIRMTNKDVVDLYDRVRVGTKVIVKD